The proteins below come from a single Gimesia alba genomic window:
- a CDS encoding ABC transporter ATP-binding protein, which yields MSEQVQQSPAGQATGSSQENMIEAIGLSKFYGQFTATKDVTFSVPRGQVAAFLGPNGAGKSTTMKLLTGFLSPSEGQARVGGFDVSTHRIEASQKLGYLPENGPLYEEMTPQGFLKYAGGVRGMSRAELSNRLEFVMDKCDLSSVWKKPIRKLSRGFRQRVGMAQALLHDPDILILDEPTSGLDPNQNQSVRDLIRSLGKTKTILLSTHILQEVKAVCSRVILINQGSVVFDGSVDELGSSQEDMEASFHKLTYA from the coding sequence ATGTCGGAACAGGTTCAGCAATCTCCTGCCGGGCAGGCGACAGGCTCATCGCAGGAGAACATGATCGAAGCCATCGGATTGAGCAAATTCTATGGCCAGTTCACTGCCACGAAAGATGTGACATTTTCTGTCCCACGCGGTCAGGTTGCCGCCTTTCTGGGGCCGAACGGTGCGGGCAAGTCAACCACGATGAAGCTTTTGACGGGCTTTCTCTCCCCGAGTGAAGGTCAAGCACGGGTGGGCGGTTTTGATGTGAGTACTCACCGCATTGAAGCCAGCCAGAAACTGGGTTACCTGCCGGAAAACGGCCCGCTCTATGAAGAGATGACGCCCCAGGGTTTTCTGAAATATGCCGGAGGCGTGCGTGGCATGTCGCGTGCGGAACTCAGTAACCGGCTGGAGTTTGTCATGGATAAATGCGACTTGAGCAGTGTCTGGAAAAAACCGATCCGCAAACTGTCCCGTGGTTTCCGACAACGTGTGGGCATGGCGCAGGCTCTACTGCACGATCCGGATATTTTAATTCTGGATGAACCCACCAGCGGACTGGACCCGAACCAGAATCAATCAGTGCGCGACTTGATTCGCAGTCTGGGAAAAACGAAAACCATTCTGCTTTCAACACACATCCTGCAGGAAGTCAAAGCAGTCTGCAGCCGCGTGATTCTGATCAATCAGGGATCAGTCGTGTTTGACGGATCTGTAGATGAACTGGGAAGCAGTCAGGAAGATATGGAAGCCAGTTTCCATAAACTCACATACGCGTAA